The nucleotide sequence GATGACGATGCGCATGCCTTGACGGTCGCTCTCGTCACGGATGTCGCTGATGCCCTCCAGCTTCTTCTCCCGCACCAGCTCGGCGATCTTCTCGATGAGCCGCGCCTTGTTCACCTGGTACGGAATCTCCGTGAAGATGATGGCCTCACGGTCCGCCCGCTTGGACGTCTCGATTTCCGAGCGCGCGCGGATGGTCATCTGCCCGCGGCCCGTCTCGTAGGCGCGGGCGATGCCCTCGCGGCCGGTGATGATGGCGGCGGTGGGGAAGTCCGGGCCCTGGATGAACTCCATCAAGTCCCGGACGGTGCAGTCCGGGTTGTCGATGAGGTGCAGGGTGCCGCTGATGACCTCGGTCATGTTGTGCGGCGGGATGTTGGTGGTCATGCCCACCGCGATGCCGCTGCTGCCGTTGACCAGGAGGTTGGGGAACTTGGCGGGGAGGACGAGCGGCTCTTCGAGCGAGTCGTCGTAGTTGGGACCGAAGTCGACGGTCTCCTTGTCGATGTCCGCCAGCAGGTCCTCCGCCAGCCGGTCCATGCGCACTTCCGTGTAGCGCATGGCCGCGGGCGAGTCGCCGTCCACCGAGCCGAAGTTGCCCTGGCCGTCCACCAGCAGGTAGCGAAGGCTCCACTCCTGCGCCAGGCGCACCATGGCCTCGTACACCGAGGAGTCACCGTGCGGGTGGTACTTACCAATCACGTCGCCCACCACGCGGGCGCTCTTCTTGTACGCGCGGCTGTGCGTGTTCCCCAGGTCATTCATCGCGTACAGCACGCGGCGATGAACGGGCTTGAGGCCGTCGCGGACGTCGGGCAGCGCGCGGCCGATGATGACGGACATCGAGTAGTCGAGATACGAGCGGCGCATCTCGTCTTCGATGTTCACGGGGATGAGCTCCCCGGCGCTGCCAGAAGGCAGGGGCTCGGGGGGCATTGCCGGCTTGTCGGTAGTGTCGTCAGCCATGAGCTCTAGAAGGGTCGAGGAGGGGCCCTCGAAAGGGGCCGCCGTCCAGTGGGTGAGCGTTCGTAACCCCTGGATTTCCCTACGTCAATAAGGGAAACGACGGGGGGATGGCCTGAATGCCCGCATGCTTCGAAAGAGGGGTCTGTGCAGGGCATTCCAGTGCCCCGTTTTGAACGCTTGGACGCGCCTTTTTCAGCCCGGAAAAACGGCTCAGGCGGAGCGCGCGGAGCCCTGGGGTCGCAAGGGGGCGGCCAGCCGCTCGGCCTCGGTGCCGATGGGACCTTCCGGGTCACTCTCCTTCGCCTTCTCGAAGGCCGCCAGCGCGCCCTCGCGGTCGCCCTTCAGCTTGAGCGCGACGCCCACGTTGAGGTGCGCGGAAGGCAAATCGCGGTCCATGGACACGGCCTCGCGGAAGAGGGCCAGCGCCTGGTCCACGTCACCCGACAGGAGCGCCTCCTTGCCGGCCTGCACGCGCTTCTCCGCGTCGTTGACCAGCTCCACCTGGAAGACGCTGCCGCCCACCACGTTGGCGATGAGCACGCGGAGGATGCCGCCCCAGTAGAACGTGAGCCCCTCCGCGGCCACCACGGCGGCCAGCGGCAGGTCCGGCAGCAGCTGCTTGCCCCGGAACTTGAAGCGCACCCGGGTGTAGCGGCCCTTGTTGGCCCAGTGCACCACCTCGCCCTGGAGCTTGCGCAGCCCCTCCTCCATGCGCTTCGGGTCGATTTCGAAGGGCAGGACGCGGCCCGCGGGCTCGCCCGAGGGCAGCGCCTTCTGGGGCCCGGGCTCGGTGTCGAGGACGGGCTCGGCCTCCAGCACGAGCGGACGCGGCTCGGCCTTCGGCTCGGGCGGCTTCGCCGGGGCGGCGGGCGGCTTCGTCGGGGCGGCAGACGCCTTCGCCGGGGCAGCGGGCGTCTTCGCCTTCACGGGGGCGGCGCGGGCCGCGGACTTCTTCGCCTTCGCCGGGGACTTGCGGGAGGAGCTCTTGGCCATGTCTCCACCTTAAACGAGCCACGGCCCCGACGCTTGCATGTCCCGGCAAGACGGGCCTTCCGGAATACTTCTTCACACGCGTCCCATGCGACTTCACACCGGGGCCGTCCCCCGCGAGGGCAACCTCGGGGAAGATGGGGCGCTGCCTTCCCGAAAGGACCCCTGTCGAATGACGCGCGCACGGCCCGTGGTGCTCTCCGCCCTGCTCTCCTCCGCATGCCTCTGGGCACCCCTGGCGAGCGCCGCCGGTGGCGCGGACATCGCCACCCCGGAGGCGTGGCCCCGCATCCGCAAGGAGCGCATCCAGAAGCTGCTGCCCCTGGCCATGACTCGCGCCAACGTGGACGCCTGGGTGCTCATCTGCCGGGAGAACGACAACGACCCGCTCGCCGTGCACGTCGGCTGTGAGAACGCGGGGGGCACCGCCGCCTTCCTGTTCTTCAAGCAGGGCGACGCGGTGCGCTCCGTCGCCCTGTCCCCCGCGGGCGAGGCCACGGCCCTCAAGGACGTGGGCCCCATGGACGAGGTGGTGCCGCTGGAGCGCGGGACGGACCTCTTCGCGCAGGTGGCGGCGCGGCTGGCCTCGGCGAAGCCCGCGCGCATCGCGGTGAACTCGTCGGCCTCGGTGACGGTGGCGGACGGCCTGTCCGCCACGCAGCGCGCGGCGCTGGAGAAGGCGCTGTCGCCCGCGCTCCGCAAGAAGCTGGTGTCCTCCGAGGACGTCGTCTCCGAGTGGCTCTCCGTGAAGCTCCCCGAGGAGGTGGACATCCTCCGCAAGGCCGCCGCGCTCACCTCGCAGCTCGAGGTGGAGGCCTACCGCGCGGTGGTGCCGGGCAAGACGCGTGACGTGGACGTGGCGCGCTTCCTCAAGCGGCGCATGGCGGAGCTGGGCGTGGGCGACGCGTGGGCGCCGGACCAGAATCCCAACGTGCAGAGCGGCCCCACGCGAGGCCACTCGCACGCCACCGAGCGCGTGATTCAGCCCGGAGACTTCATCCAGACGGACTTCGGCATCCGCGTGGGCGGCATGTGGGTGACGGACATCCAGCGCTTCGCCTACGTGCTGGCCCCGGGCGAGACGCAGCCCCCGAAGGAGGCGCTGGAGAAGTGGGAGAAGGGCAAGAAGGGCAGCCGCATCGCCCTGGCGGCCCTGAAGCCCGGCGCGCGCGGCTGGGACGTGGACAAGGCCCAGCGCGACTGGATGCGCGAGGCCGGCTCCGAGCCCGTCATGTGGGGCACCGGCCACCCCGTGGGCTACTGGGCCCATGACGTGGGGCCGGCGCTGTCCGGCGCGCAGAAGGACCAGCCGGCCAGGGGGCAGTCAGCGCGCGTGGTCCGCCCGGGGCAGGTGTTCGCCTTCGACGGGTTCTTCGCGTGGAAGGACGGCGGGCCGGACCTGATGCGCCTCGTCTCCGTGGAGGAGATGGCCGTCGTCACCGAGACGGGCGCGGAGTACCTCATCCCACCGCAGGAGGACCTGGTGCTCATCCCGTCGCCAGCGACGGGCGCGGGGCCGGCCCGACCCGGCACGCCCCGCTGAGGCGACGTCACAGGAGCGTGTCAGCAGCGCGAAAGAGGGTCGGCTAGGATGGGCTGGCTCTGCTGGAGAACCCCGCGATGCTGACCGTGCTGGTGATTGACGATGACCTCTTCGTACTCACGATGGTCCGGGACATCCTCGAGAGCTCGGGCTACGCGGTGGTGACGATTCAGACGCCGGAGCAAGCGTTCAACATGGACGTCTCCGGCATCTCCGCCATCCTCTGCGACTTCAACATGCCGGGGATGACGGGCGCCGACGTGCTGACCGCCATGCGCGAGCTTCAGAACTGCCAGGTGCCCTTCATCTTCCTCACCGGGCACGAGGAGCTGGACGACATCCTCCCCGTCGCCATCCGCTACGGCGCGGAGCTGCTCCCCAAGCCCATCCAGCCCGTCGAGCTGGTGCGGCTGCTGGTGAAGCAGCTCGGCTCCGTGGCGGCCTGACGCGCGCTCGGACGAAAGAGGTTGGCTCAGGAGGTGGACCGTAGGTTGGGCCGCTTCCGGATAGCCCCGGACTTGTCAGTCGGACTCGGACAGGGACTTCGGCCCTCGCGCCACCAGCCGACTCAGCACCTCGCGGAAGCCGGGAGGGTGAAGCGCGTCCTGCTCCAGGCGCAGCGCCCTGTCGGGAGTCGTGAAGAGGTAGCAGTACTCACCCTCGGGCAGCCGGCCCGTGCGGCACGCCTCGGCCAGCATCCGCGTGCGCATCCGCAGGTACACGAGCGCCGTCCGGGCCACGAGGTCCTCGCCGTCATCGCTCCGGGTCCAGGGCTGCTCGTCCACGTCCGGCAGCCCGGCGACCCGCTCCAGCCAGTGCAGCCAGGACTCCGCTTCCGCCTCACGGCCTTCCGCTCGCAGGTGCTGGTACCAGTACACGGGCAGGAACCTCGGGCTGCTGCCGCGCCCGGCTCCGGACGCATAGCCCGTCGCGAGCGGTCGGTCGTCCCGCCAGAAGGGCGTGGCCACCGCGCCCACCAGCACGTCCACGCCGAGCGGCGGCGGCGCGGTGCTCGCGAGCAGCGTCTCCAACCGGGCCCACAGCCACTCCGGCCTCGCTGAAAACGCACGGGACTCCCGAGGTGGAAGCGGGAGGTACCGTGCGGCCCCACGCACCTGCCGCAGCCGCTCCCGGTACGCGTCCCGAGTCTCTTCGCGGTCCATCGGCGGCCAGGGCGCCAGGGCCAGCATCCCCGGGGCGTGCCGCCAGAACTGCACGCTCCTCGGGTGCTCCGGCACCGGGAGCGGCAGGCACCGCTCCAGTGACGGCAGCCGCCGCCCCTCCAACAGCCCGGGGTGCTGGGAGACGAAGTACACGGTGTCCTCGTCGATGGCCCACGTGTCCTCGAGCGTCGCCACCGTCAGCGCCTCGGCGGGAGGGTGCAGCCGCACCGCGAGCGTCCGGTGCTTCTCGCGGTAGATGACGACCAGCGCGTCGCCGTACCAGCGCATGAAGCCCACCCGGCAGCCGAAGTACGGGTTGTAGGTGGGCAACGGCACCTGCCCGCGCGGGCTTCCCTCCCAGGCGCAGTGGACGTCGATGCTCACCGGCACGTAGCCGCCCTGGGACTCGCCGGTCTGTTGCTCGACCCAGGCCACGCGCCCGGTCGCTTCATCCACCACGCCGCCGAGCACCTCGCGGCTCGTGCCCACGGGCAGCCACTTCATCGTCCCGAGGTGGAGGGCGTCTCCCGGCGCGCCCTGGGCCTCCGGGTACGGCGCGTCGCTCCCGAGCGCCCGGCCAATGGCGGCGAGCAGTGCATCGTGCTCCAGGTCCCCCGTGTCGTCCGTCATCTCCGCCTCCCCGCGACGCGGACTCAGCCCAGCAGCGCGAAGAGCTGGTGACACTGCGCCAGCAGCTGGCCGTCCTCGGTCCAGAGCTGCTGGAAGTCCTCCGCGTAGCCCTCCGCGGCCTGACGCGAGCGGCCGGTGCGCAGGAAGTGCGCGTCCTCGCGAAGGCCCGGGCGCGGCAGCGCGTGGAAGAAGTCCAGCCGGAAGTCCACCGTCGCCGACGCCTGGAAGCCGTCCACGCGCGCGAGCACCGACGGCGGGTACGCATCCATCAGCCCCACGCACAGCGGCGCGTCCAGCGGCAGGGGCTCGCGGGGACGAATCCAGCCGCCCGTCTCCGCCACCGGCCCTCCCGAGTACGGCGCCCCGCCGAGGCAGAAGCGATACTCGAAGAACTGGCAGAAGGTCGGCATGGGCACGTCGTCCGGCACCATCGGCACCTCGTGCGGGGGTGGCACTTCCGGACGCTTCACCTCGAAGTACTCCATCGTCCCGCCGCGCGCCGCGCCGAAGGTGGCGCTGGCCACGCACACCACGCCCGCCGCGTTCTCCACCCGCGCCGTGGCGTGCGTGACGAGCTTGCCCGCGCGCTCGATGCGCGTCAGCACCTCCGCCTCGCCCTCCACCGCCGGCGCGCAGAAGTGCGCGGTGAACGAGCGCACCGGACGCCCCTGCGCTGCGCCCACGTGGTGCTCCAGCGCTCGCAGCGCCGCGCCCGCCACCACGCCTCCGAACGCGCCCTTCCCCTGGTACCAGGGCGCGGAGAAGCGGACGCGGTAGCGGCCGGGAGACAGGTGCTCGGGTGTGGTGGCGGCGAGAAAGGCGGCGGTCATGGCGCGCCGCACCGTATCAGCGCGTCGTGGCCGTGTCCGTGGCGAGTCCCACCGAGGAGAGGGCCACTTCGTACAGGTCTCCCTGGCCGTTGCCCGGCGAGCGCAGGCGCGCCTCGAACTCCTCGGTGGTGTACGGCTTCGCGCGCGGCTCGTGCTGGAAGGGAAGCCGCGACGCGTACACCAGTACCCCGCGTGCGGGCACCACCACCGGCGTCAGCACGTCGCCCCGGTTGACGGCCGTGCCCAGGTTGCGCGGCGCGCTCCAGCCGCCGCCCTCGCGGAAGGACACCCAGAGGTCGTACCTGCCCACGCCGCCGGGCCGGTCCTCCGAGCTGAAGATGAGGTAGCGCTCGTCCGGGGCGATGAAGTGGTTGCCTGCTCCATAGGTGGCGTCGTTGATGGGCGCGGGCAGCTTCTCTCCCGGGGCGTAGCGGCCGTCCTTCCACGGGTGGCGGTAGATGGCGCGCTTCGCGCCCGGCCCCACCGGCATGCGCGTGACGTAGAGCGTGCCGTCCATGGTGAGGGAGGTGTTCGTCTCCGACGCCTCCGTGCTGACCTCCGGCACATGGCGCGGCGCGCTCCAGCCCGAGCCCTCGCGCTCCACCATCCACACGTCGAAGTCCTTGCGCACCGGTGCGCCTTCCTCGAGCGGCCGGTTGGAGGCGAAGAAGAGGCGCCGCCCGTCCGGGGACAGCGCCGGGTCGATGTCCCGCCACCGCCCCGAGAAGGACGCCACCTCCGGCTTCGTCCAACGGCCCGCGCGGAAGTGGCTCACCATGACGAGCTGGAAGGTGAAGCGCGTGGGGTCCGCACGGTTGAAGTAGACGGTGTTGCCGTCCGGCGTGAAGGCGGCGCCGAACTCCTCGCTGGCGGAGGACACGACGTCGGGAGCGAAGACGCGAGGCGCCTGAGGAGCGGCCGGCGCGGCGGACAGCGAGGCGAGCAGCGCGAGCGAAGCGACGGTGGACATGACTCTCCCATGCGGTCCGCGTCCTCCGGTGAGAGGCCGAGGCCGCGCGTGTGGTGGTTCAGGGCTTCAGGAAGGACGGCTGAAGCGCGGGCGTCAGGCCCGGCGCAGCACCAGCCCGGGCGTGGACGCGAGCGCCAGGCCCGTGCCCACTCCGATGACGCCGGACGCCCCATACAGGACGCAGGTGAGCGCACCACACAGCGTGGCCAGCACACCGGCCGCGAGCACGAAGCGTCCGCGCCCTTCCGAGGGCACCGCTCGCGCCGCGCGGGTGATGAGGACACCCGCCAGCACGCCTCCGCCCACACAGGCCCAGAGACAGAAGGCCCGGCAGCCCGAGGCGCACAGGTGCCCGGTGGCCACCACCAGCGGCGGCACCAGCAGCGGCATCACCCCGCCCAGCACGCCCGGCACCACCGCGCGCCCCAGCACCCCACCCCGCCAGCCGTACCCCACCAGCAGCGCCGTGAAGAGCGCGCCCAGGGCCAGCGTCCCCGGGCTCACGTTGGAGCGCAGCGCCACCGCGCACGCCACCAGCACCACGCCGTAGCCGCCGAGCGGCAGAGCCCGCACCAGCCGGCCCTTCTCGTACGCCCACCTCGCGCGGCGGGCGAGCTCACTCGACTCCATGTCTCGTCCTCCAGGCAGCCCTCAGCCGCGTCATGGCCCGCTCCAACCGCTTGCGAAAGGTGGCCGGCGGCACCGCCGGACGCTCCGCTTCCCCGAGCGCCACGGCCAGCGTGGCCGCGTCCTCGGGCTTCAAGTCTTCCAACACGTCCCGCAGCGCCGCCGCCAGCTGCGCCCCCGCCAGCCGCGCTTCCGGCCCCTCCGCCGCGTCGGGAAGGCCCTCGTCCGGGGACGCCTCCTCGCGACGCCGCAGCCGCGCCTTGCGGTACGTGCGGCACTCATAGGCCGCCAGGGCCAGCACCCACGGCAGCGCGTCGCGCGAGGCCTCGAAGTCCGACGCCCGGGTGAACACCTTCAGCAGCGCCGCCTGCGCCGCGTCCTCCGCGTCCGCCCCGTCCGGCAGCAGCCGCGCGCAGAAGCGCGCCACGAGCGGGTGCAGCACCGCGAAGGCCGGAGTGAACGCACTCCGGTCGCCGTCGGCGAGCCGGGCCATCCACTGCTGCAAGTCCTGCCGTGCCGCGGAGTCCACGTCCGTGTCCGCCTCTTCAGCCTGCCGCCCTGCCAGCGTCGCCGCGCCGTCCCCCTCATTAGGCGCACGCCGGAAAAGCGTGACAGGCCCCCCCGTCAGCGCGCCAGCGTCCAGTCCACCGTCGGACGCCCCTTCGCCTTCAGCGCCTCGTTCACCTGGGTGAAAGGACGGCTGCCGAAGAAGCCGTTGCTGGCCGACAGCGGCGAGGGGTGGGTGCCTTCCAACACCACATGCCGCTTCGCGTCGATGAGCTTCTTCTTCTTCTGCGCGTAGCGGCCCCACAGCAGGAACACCACCGGGTCCTGCTTCGCGCTCACCGCGCGGATGACCTCGTCCGTGAAGTCCTCCCAGCCGTGCCCCGCGTGGCTGTTGGGCTCCGCCTGCCGCACCGTCAGCACCGCGTTGAGCAGCAGCACGCCCTGCTTCGCCCACGGAATCAGCGAGCCGTCCTTCGGGCGCGGCACCTTCACGTCGCTCTCCAGCTCCTTGAAGATGTTCACCAGCGAGGGCGGCGGCGTCACCCCGGGCTGCACCGAGAAGGCCAGCCCGTGCGCCTGGCCCGGCCCGTGGTACGGGTCCTGCCCCAGCAGCAGCACCTTCACGTTCTTGTAGGGTGTCAGCCGGAACGCGGAGAAGAGGTCCTCCTCCGAGGGGAAGACGGTGGCTGACTTCCGCTCCTTCGCGACGAAGCGCTCCAGCTCTTGGAACGACGGCGACGCGAGCGCCGTGCGCAGCTCCTTCTTCCAGTCCTCGGGCAGCTTGTCCGCCAGCATGGTTCCCATCCCTCTTTCCCTATCCGGGGGCGCGGGCATTGAAGCACCTACCCGCGGCGTAGGCCCACTGCTTTCCGTCAGGACGTCCTCCCGACGGGCGCGGGCCGTTTGATGTCCCTGAGTATGCCCCGGGTATCTGACATGGCCGGGAGGCTCCGGACGCGTCCCGGGGCCCCCCTGGGGGGTCGTGTTTGTCGACAGTGACACTGGAAGCAGGCAGGCGGGCTGGCGGGGTTCTTGGGGATGGGGCGGGGGCCGCGCTAGCCTCTCGGTCGCCATGACGATGTACACCGAGTCACTCCGCGCCTTCCTCAAGCCCGTCCTGTCCTATCTGGACGACGAGTCGGTGTCGGAGATCATGATCAACGGTCCGACCGACATCTGGATAGAGCGGAAGGGCAAGCTCACGCGAACCGAGGCCGCCTTCACCGAGGAAGGCCTCATCGGCGCCGCGCGCAACATGGCCCAGTTCGTCGGCCGCCCCCTCACCGACGAGCGCCCCCGCCTGGACGCGCGCCTGCCGGATGGAAGCCGCATCCACGTGGTGATTCCGCCCATCGCTCGCATGGGCACCACCATCTCCATCCGCAAGTTCTTCAAGGAGAAGCTGACCGTCCAGTCGCTCATGAAGTTCGGCTCGCTCACGCCAGCCATGGCGCGGCTCATCGAGGCGGGCATCGCCACCAAGCTCAACATGCTGGTGGCCGGCGGCACGGGCTCGGGCAAGACGACGCTGCTCAACATCGTCTCCTCCCTCATCCCCGACGAGGAGCGCATCCTCACCATCGAGGACTCGGCCGAGCTCCAGCTCAACCAGTCGCACGTCGTGGCCTTCGAGAGCCGGCCGCCCGACAAGTTCGGCAAGGGCGGCGTGGACATGGGAGACCTGCTGCACTCCGCCCTGCGTCTGCGCCCGGACCGAATCGTGGTGGGCGAGGTGCGCGGCGGCGAGGCCTTCCACCTCATGCAGGCGATGAACACCG is from Pyxidicoccus trucidator and encodes:
- the ung gene encoding uracil-DNA glycosylase, with the protein product MLADKLPEDWKKELRTALASPSFQELERFVAKERKSATVFPSEEDLFSAFRLTPYKNVKVLLLGQDPYHGPGQAHGLAFSVQPGVTPPPSLVNIFKELESDVKVPRPKDGSLIPWAKQGVLLLNAVLTVRQAEPNSHAGHGWEDFTDEVIRAVSAKQDPVVFLLWGRYAQKKKKLIDAKRHVVLEGTHPSPLSASNGFFGSRPFTQVNEALKAKGRPTVDWTLAR
- a CDS encoding RNA polymerase sigma factor, with product MDSAARQDLQQWMARLADGDRSAFTPAFAVLHPLVARFCARLLPDGADAEDAAQAALLKVFTRASDFEASRDALPWVLALAAYECRTYRKARLRRREEASPDEGLPDAAEGPEARLAGAQLAAALRDVLEDLKPEDAATLAVALGEAERPAVPPATFRKRLERAMTRLRAAWRTRHGVE
- a CDS encoding tetratricopeptide repeat protein: MAKSSSRKSPAKAKKSAARAAPVKAKTPAAPAKASAAPTKPPAAPAKPPEPKAEPRPLVLEAEPVLDTEPGPQKALPSGEPAGRVLPFEIDPKRMEEGLRKLQGEVVHWANKGRYTRVRFKFRGKQLLPDLPLAAVVAAEGLTFYWGGILRVLIANVVGGSVFQVELVNDAEKRVQAGKEALLSGDVDQALALFREAVSMDRDLPSAHLNVGVALKLKGDREGALAAFEKAKESDPEGPIGTEAERLAAPLRPQGSARSA
- a CDS encoding M24 family metallopeptidase; translated protein: MTRARPVVLSALLSSACLWAPLASAAGGADIATPEAWPRIRKERIQKLLPLAMTRANVDAWVLICRENDNDPLAVHVGCENAGGTAAFLFFKQGDAVRSVALSPAGEATALKDVGPMDEVVPLERGTDLFAQVAARLASAKPARIAVNSSASVTVADGLSATQRAALEKALSPALRKKLVSSEDVVSEWLSVKLPEEVDILRKAAALTSQLEVEAYRAVVPGKTRDVDVARFLKRRMAELGVGDAWAPDQNPNVQSGPTRGHSHATERVIQPGDFIQTDFGIRVGGMWVTDIQRFAYVLAPGETQPPKEALEKWEKGKKGSRIALAALKPGARGWDVDKAQRDWMREAGSEPVMWGTGHPVGYWAHDVGPALSGAQKDQPARGQSARVVRPGQVFAFDGFFAWKDGGPDLMRLVSVEEMAVVTETGAEYLIPPQEDLVLIPSPATGAGPARPGTPR
- a CDS encoding TolB family protein; amino-acid sequence: MSTVASLALLASLSAAPAAPQAPRVFAPDVVSSASEEFGAAFTPDGNTVYFNRADPTRFTFQLVMVSHFRAGRWTKPEVASFSGRWRDIDPALSPDGRRLFFASNRPLEEGAPVRKDFDVWMVEREGSGWSAPRHVPEVSTEASETNTSLTMDGTLYVTRMPVGPGAKRAIYRHPWKDGRYAPGEKLPAPINDATYGAGNHFIAPDERYLIFSSEDRPGGVGRYDLWVSFREGGGWSAPRNLGTAVNRGDVLTPVVVPARGVLVYASRLPFQHEPRAKPYTTEEFEARLRSPGNGQGDLYEVALSSVGLATDTATTR
- a CDS encoding acyl-CoA thioesterase, with translation MTAAFLAATTPEHLSPGRYRVRFSAPWYQGKGAFGGVVAGAALRALEHHVGAAQGRPVRSFTAHFCAPAVEGEAEVLTRIERAGKLVTHATARVENAAGVVCVASATFGAARGGTMEYFEVKRPEVPPPHEVPMVPDDVPMPTFCQFFEYRFCLGGAPYSGGPVAETGGWIRPREPLPLDAPLCVGLMDAYPPSVLARVDGFQASATVDFRLDFFHALPRPGLREDAHFLRTGRSRQAAEGYAEDFQQLWTEDGQLLAQCHQLFALLG
- a CDS encoding response regulator produces the protein MLTVLVIDDDLFVLTMVRDILESSGYAVVTIQTPEQAFNMDVSGISAILCDFNMPGMTGADVLTAMRELQNCQVPFIFLTGHEELDDILPVAIRYGAELLPKPIQPVELVRLLVKQLGSVAA